GTGTTCTTCTGTTTACCAATATAGTTCTTTTAAAAAGCACACAACAATTCTAACTCTAGTTGTTTTCCTATAAGCTTTAAgcttaacaataaaatgcacTCTAGTCggaaaaaaaagcaaacaacaatgtTCTGTAATTACGTTTTTCTatcaaaacctttaaaaatattaatttcctGAAGATTTCCTTTAGTTGAGTTTTGTATAGGTTTTCTAATGTGAGGaataaggtatttgttaatataaatatcatcatgaaacatCTGTTCTAGCggaactatatatatattgtgattaATAGGTtacacaaaacattttgattcactTAGTGTAACAATgctgttgatatacatgttttttttaatatttagtcttatttcatatacatatgtataaaagTATGCATTGTCCACATTGCCCTTAGAATAGTCTTGAATCCTGTATGTgacgataaatgtttttcaaattcattaaatacaaaagTGTGGTAACTGAtaacgatagtgttaggggaaggtaATCCAGACTAAAAATACTACATCAGATTAAAACCCAAAAgtatagttgtgtgtaaccttttttctttttggcagtAAGAAAGCTCCTGTCAACTGAAATCaggtatttaaattacttttttgaagaaatagcttgtgaatttgcaaaatggatatggTAATTGATAagaattaaggtatttattggcagtcttaagccacagaatacaaatgaagaacatttcatttcatagacagtttttacatgtttttgaattttgttcaggctaaccatcattaaaaaaaaaagcctggacggcattttagaatgactactgGTCAGGATTGTGTTTTCATGATGTATGCGGTTTGCCTTCTAGGATAGGAGATGTTGACCGTTTGTTGTTTCTTCCCCTCAACGTCAAACTTGGTTACCAAACAAATTTTGAACCCTATTAAACTTTAGTCATTTAAACCTgacttaatgcaccagtcaattgtaaccatggccccccccccccccccccccccaggtccggggaatagctgtagtgtgtgtgggtaagaaccagccgcccggttagctcagttggttagagcgccgtgctagtgttctggcggtcgtgggttcaagccccacaccgggcgcacttttcctcccaggtttactttatagcggggactttgactttcggtccagccaatcccaggcaAAATCTCCATCTTGTGGGGACAAACTGCTaataaaatccccgccaaatgcacCCGCACCTCAgagacatcctaggtaaggctcattccccgctatttttggcgcgaaatcaaaaccactgcattcactcggcactgcggagccacctggaaggtaaaaacatggcccttTCCCCAGTTATTCCTGGTATAACccaggaccttgggggccgtggttactattgactggtgcataaccttAGCAGTGTTCTCTAAAGAAAATAGTCAATAAGCTTGCAAGCCAAACACTCTTAGCtacaaattacattttactTACAAGTATGCCTTAATGAAATTTTGTGACGTGTATTGAACACCTTGGTTTCATTCACTAATGTGTAATGGCAATTATTTAAGTGTATTGGCACATTGCATTGCAAACATATGatagtacatgtattttctttatttagtatttggtataataaaaaacatttaaatatgatttactTGACCCTAAACGCAAAACTCAATCGATTAAAAATACCACACAAAAATGACTTCCCATTGCATTATAAACACTATGCAcatcaagggagatcactgtgtaGGAGATGGAATTGATTTGAAACCTGTTTAGCCAATCAGAAAGGCCAGCTAAGAGAAAAATTCTTTGCCCGTGTAACTTTTTCCATAATACTTATACAAACAAATCTTTGAATTTTTTATCGTAGTTGGGGGAATATTTCGCCGATGGTGACCCTTATCTGTTGCTCTGCATGCACTGGTAAAGGATTTTGGGGCATGCTCAAATCTTGCATTTATATCAATGCAAACTTCAACACCATGCACTAGTTTAAGAATCCGGGTCATTAATCATGAGCAATAGTGTAAGACCTGGAGCTGGGAGTTGAAACGATACTCATTTCAAAAATAGAGCtgtttttagtttgaaaaaaagGCTATGATGcccattttaaaataacacactAAAACCAGTGTATGCGAAAACACGTCGGACACTCGGACATTGCCAGTAGATTTTCAAACTGTCCATCGTATCTTCAAAGAACGTAGGACAGAATTGTCCGACGTTGATGTTTGGGTTAAACTGATATCCAAGGTTGAAATATTCATCGCATATGAAACCTTTGACAACTGTAATTTTTACCGGATGTTTATTCTCCTAATCTGTGTAGTACGCATGCGCAACAGATGTAACTAAAATGCAGCTTCCTGGTAATTCATGAAAAGACAAAACTATCCACGTCAACCAGTATTgccaaattaattttaaactatgacagCTTCTTTATAAGTCCTGGATAATGaacatgtatgaatatgttaGTTTAATAAACAGTTTTTGTTCTAAAGCAATTAATGGAACATTTTCGACAGAACGATATTGCAGTGGAATATCTCAGTTCCGCACTTTAAACTTGCTGTCACAAGAGATTCTCGCCTCAAGGGGAATGAAGTCATAGTCTCGTTATTAGTCTCTTTTGAGATGTAAACAAGTATGTTAgggttaaaatatataactggGGCTAAACCCGGTAATAATAAAGAAATCAGCCCGATAGTGAAAAAAGTAAATCCTTTCAAAGTAACAAGGCACTTTTCTGAGAACTGGAAAATCGGTAGGCTTTGGCTACATTATGACCACatattggaaaaaatgtccGGCTGATTATGGTTATTGTGGAAATCAAAAGGACACAATTGTTTCTTGATACAAACATGGGAAAGGTCATTAGGTAATACAAcctatttcattatttacatgtCTTCTGGAAAATGTCCTATGTAACATGAAAATGTCCTGCGTAAACTATAAAGGCGTCAGACAAAATGTCCAGCGTGTCCAAAAAGTTGTCGCGTACACTGCTAAAACTATGcgatttaattcaatttatgaattaaaaaaacaacataggtACAGGTAGCCCTTAAAAAGTTATAATTTCCATTGAAAAAAGCACAAGCATTgccaatattataattaaatgatatttattaaatttctgTTGCTTCAGGTTCAAGACAGGTCTGTGTAAGTGACAATGGGTGCTGCAGACATGGACGTGATCAAGGAGATACCAGGCTACAAGGTCATCCTCAAGGCCGTGGTTAAAGCACAGATACAACAGCTGGTAAGCTTTTGTTATAATAAGTACAATCCTGTAGATGTATTCATTGAGTTCTGATTGAAGCAAAGAAAGatgtgttaaaaaaatgttcttaaaacatGATCAGTGTTGAACTGGTGAATTTCGaccattttatgttttgtacgaaaatggcgtctattttccgcacaagttcaataaatgaaacatttcataGATATTGTTGGCGTTGATCGTTGTAAACAGGTTGACCGAAGTGTTTATACGTTatggggttagtaggtgaccagATATCTGATATACAGATTACAGGGTGCTGGATTTTCCTCCTATATCGGGTCACCTTTTTGTCCATGACTTATAATGTCAAGCTATCAATAATATTGCTCATCCCCATTTTATTATAAGCCGCATAGACAGTAGATAGgccatattatatttaattgttgtaaaaaattTGATACACAGTTACATGTACCTCCCTTGTAGGTGGAACAGCTAGCTGCCCACACAGATGAAGAGTCTGTGATCCTGACGGCGAGCGTCCAGGACGGAACCATCAGTCATATCGGCTCTGATAGCGGCAAGTCTTTCCTCCAAGGTCATGAAGACTTCAAGTCACAGTTTCTTGGCTTCTGTCTCAAAGGTAAGAACATTCATGTACACATGTCGTGCAGTATGGAAACTATACAAATAacgaaaagaagaaaaactcATCCGTTGAATCAATAAttgattatgataaaaaaaagccattgtttaccttttttattcccaaccaatcaatttttttttatcctcCGATCATCACTATAAAATACCTTATGAAACTCCTTGCTGGAAAAGACATGAGTTATGATTCTGGTTTAAATGGCGTTGCACATCAATTTAATTGTGACAAACTTGTAGTTGCATGCTACCATCAAGAAGCCtaatgttttcaaaaacttATTCCACACCACTCCCATCAGctacatttttagctcgactattcaaagaataaggagagctatcctagtcacccgaacGTCGGCGTAACCTCTtctgttaaagtttttgtaaaagtttttgtaccacctcaaatattttcaaagtccattgacatatggctttgaaactttgcacacttgttcaccatcatgcccccaacctgtacacaggaggaggtaactctatcaagcattttgacaaaattatgcccctttttctactgaatttacgttaaagtttgcgtaccacctcaaatattttcaaagtccattgacatctggctttaaAACTTCGCACACTTGTTCATCATcgtgcccccaacctgtacaaaggaggaggtaactgtatcaagcattttgacagatttATGCCCCTTTCTCGACTTaacttacgttaaagtttgcgtaccacctcaaatattttcaaagtccattgacatctggctttgaaactttgcatgcttgttcaccatcatacccccaacctgtacacaggaagaggtaactctatcaagcattttgacaaaattatgcccctttttcgacaaagaatttacgttaaagtttgcgtaccacctcaaatattttccattcaatttatgtaaatatctcagcacatcatgtattgcattgaaatctaatttaacagtgatccatgcatgtttcgccaaaacttttcaatccatacaccgaaaagaggaggaatagtcgagcgcgctgtctctgtgacagctcttgttttcaaTGTGCACAATACGGACACATAAGAATTTAAAGCactatcccccccccccctttaaaaaaataaatatacaataacaattcCCTTCCTACAGTGGTACTTGTATTTTTTGACCTTGTAAGAggttaatatcaatatttttattaggCCTGATGACTTGTTTCaaattttttgtaaaataaataagtttaaataaaaactaaccTCTATCTACCTTATCTGGAGCAATGATTGTTATTTTGTAGTGCACTGCATTgactttttacaattattctgaaattatttttacagaCCACCACCGTAGAAAGcaacaagaagaagaagaaaaacaaagaaaagaaCAAGAGCAATTACAAGAACAACTACAGCAGCAACAGCAGAGACAGCAGGCCATGTTAGCAGGTGTTCAAAGATTCTCTCCTATCAGGCAGTCCCGCCCCCAGCCCTACCCACTCACTAGACCCCCGGGGCTGAGCCCACGACAGAGGTTCAGTACCCCTAGGGCGGGTCCTGGTCCACGGTCTCAAGGACTTGTAATGCCCGGAGCGGAAAAACTGGCAACTGTGAAAAGTGAGCCCAAAGAGATTGACGAAACTTCAAACCAAAGTGGATTAAGTGCTGGTTCTCAAAGTGAAATTAGTGGTAATATTAAGACTGACAATTCAAACGATGTATCAGAAACTGGAGATAACATTCCTACGGAGAACAGTCAGGGAATAACCGAACAAGGCAGTGCTAAAGGTGAAGGTAATGATGCGGACACTGAAATGGGTGAAGTGAAACTAGAAGCACTAACTGATGAAGATTTAGAACTAGAAATAACAGGGGTTGAACTGGGTAGTCAGTCATCTGGTTCTGAAGTGTGGGACCCCAATGTGTCTGCAGGGATGTTTCCTGATTTATCGGGGGCAGTAGGAAGTTCGGGCGATATGCAGGGGACCTCTCAAGCTGGATACAGTAAGTGCAGATTTCATGTTGTGTACTTTTGCCACCATTTTAAGCAGATAGTTGTcaaagcatttattttgtaCAGGGTATAATTTGTCTGAAAAACcaacaatattttgataaaatatttcaataaaatgagaTTGAAAATTACGAATATTTAGTCGTAAGAAAAGtagacatatatacatatgaaaataagacaaccctgaaaatcaatgttttatctGCAAATGAAAAGCATGACTGCTTCTTAAACATTCTACATTTAATT
This genomic stretch from Mya arenaria isolate MELC-2E11 chromosome 10, ASM2691426v1 harbors:
- the LOC128205330 gene encoding Krueppel homolog 1-like isoform X19 gives rise to the protein MGAADMDVIKEIPGYKVILKAVVKAQIQQLVEQLAAHTDEESVILTASVQDGTISHIGSDSGKSFLQGHEDFKSQFLGFCLKDHHRRKQQEEEEKQRKEQEQLQEQLQQQQQRQQAMLAGVQRFSPIRQSRPQPYPLTRPPGLSPRQRFSTPRAGPGPRSQGLVMPGAEKLATVKSEPKEIDETSNQSGLSAGSQSEISGNIKTDNSNDVSETGDNIPTENSQGITEQGSAKGEGNDADTEMGEVKLEALTDEDLELEITGVELGSQSSGSEVWDPNVSAGMFPDLSGAVGSSGDMQGTSQAGYRVIDTGKLACLTCGKVFPSRTDMVRHLRVHTGEKPFQCPHCSKTFARKGNMRAHLVTHMKDFSQF
- the LOC128205330 gene encoding zinc finger and SCAN domain-containing protein 21-like isoform X21, with translation MGAADMDVIKEIPGYKVILKAVVKAQIQQLVEQLAAHTDEESVILTASVQDGTISHIGSDSGKSFLQGHEDFKSQFLGFCLKDHHRRKQQEEEEKQRKEQEQLQEQLQQQQQRQQAMLAGVQRFSPIRQSRPQPYPLTRPPGLSPRQRFSTPRAGPGPRSQGLVMPGAEKLATVKSEPKEIDETSNQSGLSAGSQSEISGNIKTDNSNDVSETGDNIPTENSQGITEQGSAKGEGNDADTEMGEVKLEALTDEDLELEITGVELGSQSSGSEVWDPNVSAGMFPDLSGAVGSSGDMQGTSQAGYKQVDGGGLVCTTCGKLFSYRTDMIRHVRSHTGEKPYQCPHCLKRFSVKSNMKAHMVVHLKTQLDY
- the LOC128205330 gene encoding sal-like protein 1 isoform X10, translated to MGAADMDVIKEIPGYKVILKAVVKAQIQQLVEQLAAHTDEESVILTASVQDGTISHIGSDSGKSFLQGHEDFKSQFLGFCLKDHHRRKQQEEEEKQRKEQEQLQEQLQQQQQRQQAMLAGVQRFSPIRQSRPQPYPLTRPPGLSPRQRFSTPRAGPGPRSQGLVMPGAEKLATVKSEPKEIDETSNQSGLSAGSQSEISGNIKTDNSNDVSETGDNIPTENSQGITEQGSAKGEGNDADTEMGEVKLEALTDEDLELEITGVELGSQSSGSEVWDPNVSAGMFPDLSGAVGSSGDMQGTSQAGYSNEQKPNVELEENQCPYCHEKLSRKLNLNRHIASKHSKEKPFECNICGRKFSRKDGLKRHMITHLEFNILMPPKGGK
- the LOC128205330 gene encoding zinc finger and BTB domain-containing protein 7B-like isoform X17; amino-acid sequence: MGAADMDVIKEIPGYKVILKAVVKAQIQQLVEQLAAHTDEESVILTASVQDGTISHIGSDSGKSFLQGHEDFKSQFLGFCLKDHHRRKQQEEEEKQRKEQEQLQEQLQQQQQRQQAMLAGVQRFSPIRQSRPQPYPLTRPPGLSPRQRFSTPRAGPGPRSQGLVMPGAEKLATVKSEPKEIDETSNQSGLSAGSQSEISGNIKTDNSNDVSETGDNIPTENSQGITEQGSAKGEGNDADTEMGEVKLEALTDEDLELEITGVELGSQSSGSEVWDPNVSAGMFPDLSGAVGSSGDMQGTSQAGYSQETDRHARQQCPHCQKVLANIYLLKRHVNAKHTKEKPFECEICHKCFNRRDTLKSHMVTHLKLVNPGGFE
- the LOC128205330 gene encoding Krueppel homolog 1-like isoform X9, which gives rise to MGAADMDVIKEIPGYKVILKAVVKAQIQQLVEQLAAHTDEESVILTASVQDGTISHIGSDSGKSFLQGHEDFKSQFLGFCLKDHHRRKQQEEEEKQRKEQEQLQEQLQQQQQRQQAMLAGVQRFSPIRQSRPQPYPLTRPPGLSPRQRFSTPRAGPGPRSQGLVMPGAEKLATVKSEPKEIDETSNQSGLSAGSQSEISGNIKTDNSNDVSETGDNIPTENSQGITEQGSAKGEGNDADTEMGEVKLEALTDEDLELEITGVELGSQSSGSEVWDPNVSAGMFPDLSGAVGSSGDMQGTSQAGYTPAFQQLITNSKGRKLQCTVCGKYFPTRWKMEAHMRIHTGEKPFKCTVCDKRFNQKVNLNSHMICHIDMNQFPYNKLQF
- the LOC128205330 gene encoding sal-like protein 3 isoform X15, which translates into the protein MGAADMDVIKEIPGYKVILKAVVKAQIQQLVEQLAAHTDEESVILTASVQDGTISHIGSDSGKSFLQGHEDFKSQFLGFCLKDHHRRKQQEEEEKQRKEQEQLQEQLQQQQQRQQAMLAGVQRFSPIRQSRPQPYPLTRPPGLSPRQRFSTPRAGPGPRSQGLVMPGAEKLATVKSEPKEIDETSNQSGLSAGSQSEISGNIKTDNSNDVSETGDNIPTENSQGITEQGSAKGEGNDADTEMGEVKLEALTDEDLELEITGVELGSQSSGSEVWDPNVSAGMFPDLSGAVGSSGDMQGTSQAGYRVELGPTSLVAENQWQCQYCRDVLSSKNHLKRHIASRHTNERPFECNICGKRFSRKDVLKNHMVTHLKWDNEGLF
- the LOC128205330 gene encoding Krueppel homolog 1-like isoform X14, with the translated sequence MGAADMDVIKEIPGYKVILKAVVKAQIQQLVEQLAAHTDEESVILTASVQDGTISHIGSDSGKSFLQGHEDFKSQFLGFCLKDHHRRKQQEEEEKQRKEQEQLQEQLQQQQQRQQAMLAGVQRFSPIRQSRPQPYPLTRPPGLSPRQRFSTPRAGPGPRSQGLVMPGAEKLATVKSEPKEIDETSNQSGLSAGSQSEISGNIKTDNSNDVSETGDNIPTENSQGITEQGSAKGEGNDADTEMGEVKLEALTDEDLELEITGVELGSQSSGSEVWDPNVSAGMFPDLSGAVGSSGDMQGTSQAGYSAVQGLPALSELRVNQCPHCFDILSQKKHLARHIRSKHTNVRPFQCNYCGKKFSRSDCLTRHVVTHHIKLDDSEFL
- the LOC128205330 gene encoding zinc finger and BTB domain-containing protein 8B-like isoform X13; its protein translation is MGAADMDVIKEIPGYKVILKAVVKAQIQQLVEQLAAHTDEESVILTASVQDGTISHIGSDSGKSFLQGHEDFKSQFLGFCLKDHHRRKQQEEEEKQRKEQEQLQEQLQQQQQRQQAMLAGVQRFSPIRQSRPQPYPLTRPPGLSPRQRFSTPRAGPGPRSQGLVMPGAEKLATVKSEPKEIDETSNQSGLSAGSQSEISGNIKTDNSNDVSETGDNIPTENSQGITEQGSAKGEGNDADTEMGEVKLEALTDEDLELEITGVELGSQSSGSEVWDPNVSAGMFPDLSGAVGSSGDMQGTSQAGYSDVQEPTSPSELRVNQCPHCFIILSQKTRLARHIWSKHTNVRPFKCKTCGKKFSRSDCLTRHVVTHHIKLDDSEFL
- the LOC128205330 gene encoding sal-like protein 1 isoform X11 is translated as MGAADMDVIKEIPGYKVILKAVVKAQIQQLVEQLAAHTDEESVILTASVQDGTISHIGSDSGKSFLQGHEDFKSQFLGFCLKDHHRRKQQEEEEKQRKEQEQLQEQLQQQQQRQQAMLAGVQRFSPIRQSRPQPYPLTRPPGLSPRQRFSTPRAGPGPRSQGLVMPGAEKLATVKSEPKEIDETSNQSGLSAGSQSEISGNIKTDNSNDVSETGDNIPTENSQGITEQGSAKGEGNDADTEMGEVKLEALTDEDLELEITGVELGSQSSGSEVWDPNVSAGMFPDLSGAVGSSGDMQGTSQAGYSDEQKANVKLEENQCPYCLKILTREFDLKRHISSKHSDEKPFECNICGKKFSRKDGLKRHLITHLEFNIFLPPKDGK
- the LOC128205330 gene encoding myb-like protein AA isoform X26; this translates as MGAADMDVIKEIPGYKVILKAVVKAQIQQLVEQLAAHTDEESVILTASVQDGTISHIGSDSGKSFLQGHEDFKSQFLGFCLKDHHRRKQQEEEEKQRKEQEQLQEQLQQQQQRQQAMLAGVQRFSPIRQSRPQPYPLTRPPGLSPRQRFSTPRAGPGPRSQGLVMPGAEKLATVKSEPKEIDETSNQSGLSAGSQSEISGNIKTDNSNDVSETGDNIPTENSQGITEQGSAKGEGNDADTEMGEVKLEALTDEDLELEITGVELGSQSSGSEVWDPNVSAGMFPDLSGAVGSSGDMQGTSQAGYNLSRRSRRKMLAIGKVKTLLFRSKTRRTKQMKKVLLFLNMILKLRLT
- the LOC128205330 gene encoding myb-like protein AA isoform X27, translating into MGAADMDVIKEIPGYKVILKAVVKAQIQQLVEQLAAHTDEESVILTASVQDGTISHIGSDSGKSFLQGHEDFKSQFLGFCLKDHHRRKQQEEEEKQRKEQEQLQEQLQQQQQRQQAMLAGVQRFSPIRQSRPQPYPLTRPPGLSPRQRFSTPRAGPGPRSQGLVMPGAEKLATVKSEPKEIDETSNQSGLSAGSQSEISGNIKTDNSNDVSETGDNIPTENSQGITEQGSAKGEGNDADTEMGEVKLEALTDEDLELEITGVELGSQSSGSEVWDPNVSAGMFPDLSGAVGSSGDMQGTSQAGYTTNRRLVWYIFAKFSDRRNLRQRNTYHQEEMVEDNLQCKF
- the LOC128205330 gene encoding zinc finger and BTB domain-containing protein 8B-like isoform X6 translates to MGAADMDVIKEIPGYKVILKAVVKAQIQQLVEQLAAHTDEESVILTASVQDGTISHIGSDSGKSFLQGHEDFKSQFLGFCLKDHHRRKQQEEEEKQRKEQEQLQEQLQQQQQRQQAMLAGVQRFSPIRQSRPQPYPLTRPPGLSPRQRFSTPRAGPGPRSQGLVMPGAEKLATVKSEPKEIDETSNQSGLSAGSQSEISGNIKTDNSNDVSETGDNIPTENSQGITEQGSAKGEGNDADTEMGEVKLEALTDEDLELEITGVELGSQSSGSEVWDPNVSAGMFPDLSGAVGSSGDMQGTSQAGYIADQMPTAPSELQENQCPHCYKILSQKGHLARHILSKHTSVQPYECNTCGRKFSRKDSMRQHIVVTHLKWDSRGFSRKTLQ
- the LOC128205330 gene encoding sal-like protein 3 isoform X12 — its product is MGAADMDVIKEIPGYKVILKAVVKAQIQQLVEQLAAHTDEESVILTASVQDGTISHIGSDSGKSFLQGHEDFKSQFLGFCLKDHHRRKQQEEEEKQRKEQEQLQEQLQQQQQRQQAMLAGVQRFSPIRQSRPQPYPLTRPPGLSPRQRFSTPRAGPGPRSQGLVMPGAEKLATVKSEPKEIDETSNQSGLSAGSQSEISGNIKTDNSNDVSETGDNIPTENSQGITEQGSAKGEGNDADTEMGEVKLEALTDEDLELEITGVELGSQSSGSEVWDPNVSAGMFPDLSGAVGSSGDMQGTSQAGYTPAFQQLITNKGTKRLCTVCGKYFPTRWKMEAHMRVHTGEKPFKCIVCDKRFNQKVHLNSHMIRHMNANELPCNKS
- the LOC128205330 gene encoding sal-like protein 1 isoform X23, whose translation is MGAADMDVIKEIPGYKVILKAVVKAQIQQLVEQLAAHTDEESVILTASVQDGTISHIGSDSGKSFLQGHEDFKSQFLGFCLKDHHRRKQQEEEEKQRKEQEQLQEQLQQQQQRQQAMLAGVQRFSPIRQSRPQPYPLTRPPGLSPRQRFSTPRAGPGPRSQGLVMPGAEKLATVKSEPKEIDETSNQSGLSAGSQSEISGNIKTDNSNDVSETGDNIPTENSQGITEQGSAKGEGNDADTEMGEVKLEALTDEDLELEITGVELGSQSSGSEVWDPNVSAGMFPDLSGAVGSSGDMQGTSQAGYSNLDSKDILYCPICGKMFGFKSKLDVHMRIHTGERPHECHLCHKRFNQEGNLKRHMLIHYKVHG
- the LOC128205330 gene encoding myb-like protein AA isoform X8, encoding MGAADMDVIKEIPGYKVILKAVVKAQIQQLVEQLAAHTDEESVILTASVQDGTISHIGSDSGKSFLQGHEDFKSQFLGFCLKDHHRRKQQEEEEKQRKEQEQLQEQLQQQQQRQQAMLAGVQRFSPIRQSRPQPYPLTRPPGLSPRQRFSTPRAGPGPRSQGLVMPGAEKLATVKSEPKEIDETSNQSGLSAGSQSEISGNIKTDNSNDVSETGDNIPTENSQGITEQGSAKGEGNDADTEMGEVKLEALTDEDLELEITGVELGSQSSGSEVWDPNVSAGMFPDLSGAVGSSGDMQGTSQAGYSHRNIRLQVKRSTCKFHSLVLKKRKETMYGCEICNIHLCKACHLSFHQHPSFMLNDEFKKKGKKVYAGCQKKRGGSRKK
- the LOC128205330 gene encoding uncharacterized protein LOC128205330 isoform X2; this encodes MGAADMDVIKEIPGYKVILKAVVKAQIQQLVEQLAAHTDEESVILTASVQDGTISHIGSDSGKSFLQGHEDFKSQFLGFCLKDHHRRKQQEEEEKQRKEQEQLQEQLQQQQQRQQAMLAGVQRFSPIRQSRPQPYPLTRPPGLSPRQRFSTPRAGPGPRSQGLVMPGAEKLATVKSEPKEIDETSNQSGLSAGSQSEISGNIKTDNSNDVSETGDNIPTENSQGITEQGSAKGEGNDADTEMGEVKLEALTDEDLELEITGVELGSQSSGSEVWDPNVSAGMFPDLSGAVGSSGDMQGTSQAGYSHRNIRLPSNRRTCKFHALVLRKRHETVYGCEICNVHLCKACHMSFHQHPSISLRDILKPKVKKKNVGNRKGKDSIVQIKDKEDKTNEEGPIVLEYDSEAEVDMNAEVEDVICSADDDAEDGNNAEARDDISAEAVAEENHMNAKAEEDNIKAKFDHIKAEPEYNIKAGNGHIKAEAGAS
- the LOC128205330 gene encoding Krueppel homolog 1-like isoform X22 — encoded protein: MGAADMDVIKEIPGYKVILKAVVKAQIQQLVEQLAAHTDEESVILTASVQDGTISHIGSDSGKSFLQGHEDFKSQFLGFCLKDHHRRKQQEEEEKQRKEQEQLQEQLQQQQQRQQAMLAGVQRFSPIRQSRPQPYPLTRPPGLSPRQRFSTPRAGPGPRSQGLVMPGAEKLATVKSEPKEIDETSNQSGLSAGSQSEISGNIKTDNSNDVSETGDNIPTENSQGITEQGSAKGEGNDADTEMGEVKLEALTDEDLELEITGVELGSQSSGSEVWDPNVSAGMFPDLSGAVGSSGDMQGTSQAGYRITSTGGHECLTCRKQFPHKADMIRHVRMHTGEKPYQCPVCSKRFGQKCNMKSHLVVHMKGQLP
- the LOC128205330 gene encoding Krueppel homolog 1-like isoform X25, with product MGAADMDVIKEIPGYKVILKAVVKAQIQQLVEQLAAHTDEESVILTASVQDGTISHIGSDSGKSFLQGHEDFKSQFLGFCLKDHHRRKQQEEEEKQRKEQEQLQEQLQQQQQRQQAMLAGVQRFSPIRQSRPQPYPLTRPPGLSPRQRFSTPRAGPGPRSQGLVMPGAEKLATVKSEPKEIDETSNQSGLSAGSQSEISGNIKTDNSNDVSETGDNIPTENSQGITEQGSAKGEGNDADTEMGEVKLEALTDEDLELEITGVELGSQSSGSEVWDPNVSAGMFPDLSGAVGSSGDMQGTSQAGYSTNEDGIFECWTCTRKFRVRKDMVRHIRVHTGERPFECFTCGKRFARKSTLKTHYLVHLQ
- the LOC128205330 gene encoding Krueppel homolog 1-like isoform X24, yielding MGAADMDVIKEIPGYKVILKAVVKAQIQQLVEQLAAHTDEESVILTASVQDGTISHIGSDSGKSFLQGHEDFKSQFLGFCLKDHHRRKQQEEEEKQRKEQEQLQEQLQQQQQRQQAMLAGVQRFSPIRQSRPQPYPLTRPPGLSPRQRFSTPRAGPGPRSQGLVMPGAEKLATVKSEPKEIDETSNQSGLSAGSQSEISGNIKTDNSNDVSETGDNIPTENSQGITEQGSAKGEGNDADTEMGEVKLEALTDEDLELEITGVELGSQSSGSEVWDPNVSAGMFPDLSGAVGSSGDMQGTSQAGYRKKYQCMYCERACVRPAELARHMRIHTGERPFQCPQCEKSFAIKSSLKKHMLVHFNTSGIMG
- the LOC128205330 gene encoding myb-like protein AA isoform X28: MGAADMDVIKEIPGYKVILKAVVKAQIQQLVEQLAAHTDEESVILTASVQDGTISHIGSDSGKSFLQGHEDFKSQFLGFCLKDHHRRKQQEEEEKQRKEQEQLQEQLQQQQQRQQAMLAGVQRFSPIRQSRPQPYPLTRPPGLSPRQRFSTPRAGPGPRSQGLVMPGAEKLATVKSEPKEIDETSNQSGLSAGSQSEISGNIKTDNSNDVSETGDNIPTENSQGITEQGSAKGEGNDADTEMGEVKLEALTDEDLELEITGVELGSQSSGSEVWDPNVSAGMFPDLSGAVGSSGDMQGTSQAGYICKTEFTMLFRWKEVSMHVL